The Podospora pseudocomata strain CBS 415.72m chromosome 1 map unlocalized CBS415.72m_1, whole genome shotgun sequence genome has a segment encoding these proteins:
- a CDS encoding uncharacterized protein (EggNog:ENOG503PGRN): MAIIRIPSISELDFKPPATPFSTLGNGKLPSPPNLALSLTPPSTPQTTMSRMDIIQKVRPSLSLDHITAQTRAPSDQQIPSIRSLMASVPAPSSRYPGGPFTAPPSPSGSFFSVVSWNGSTSRSSLVERSWMSGQYSPPLSRRGSSDGESTTMTPSSGQSTPEFPIRSGRRNSSRIEPYSTKRVRGTDAVESSSATAGEAKKGKRSNQKYTTEQQDFIIYHREDLTKAWKDIERAYIHQWPAADPQDNRKITGVQCIFINLLVPLMNNTDEKLLVLDSPPFLTTNPAGADPKNSDLVLNEDYAEYVVYKGVPHRLEESKVRTYGRPRLLLERSPEELVEHRYDWLPKNYLDAAQELASKRDEQRWRWLQQYGPRPDAWIDSCEPIENRFKVAEGSHLYKMLPKSPAVQPTLEYACRPVRVAEGVNLYKMAREVVQPALDRQYHPGAHCQLIYQSHI, encoded by the exons ATGGCTATCATCAGAATCCCCAGCATTTCTGAGCTGGATTTCAAACCACCGGCCACACCTTTCAGCACCCTAGGCAACGGTAAATTACCTAGTCCTCCGAATTTGGCATTGAGCCTCAcacctccttcaactccccaaACGACAATGTCCAGGATGGATATAATCCAGAAAGTTCGTCCATCACTGTCCCTGGACCATATCACGGCCCAGACGCGTGCACCGTCAGATCAACAAATTCCGTCAATCCGGTCTCTCATGGCCAGTGTGCCAGCTCCCAGCTCTCGATACCCCGGGGGCCCTTTCACagctccaccctctccatcgGGCTCATTTTTCTCGGTGGTTTCCTGGAATGGGTCTACCTCTCGCTCAAGCTTAGTAGAGAGATCCTGGATGTCTGGCCAGTACTCTCCACCGCTCTCACGCCGCGGCTCATCAGATGGCGAGTCGACAACCATGACTCCCAGTTCCGGGCAGTCAACCCCCGAGTTTCCCATCAGGTCGGGGCGCAGAAACAGCTCCAGAATCGAGCCATACTCTACAAAACGTGTAAGAGGCACTGACGCAGTCGAGTCCTCGTCTGCTACTGCAGGCGAGGCCAAAAAGGGGAAGCGCAGCAACCAGAAGTACACGACTGAACAACAAGACTTTATTATCTATCACAGAGAAGATCTCACGAAGGCGTGGAAGGACATCGAACGTGCCTACATCCACCAGTGGCCAGCTGCGGACCCGCAGGATAATCGCAAAATCACTGGGGTCCAATGCATTTTTATC AATCTCCTGGTTCCGCTCATGAACAACACCGATGAGAAGCTACTCGTCTTGGACTCGCCACCATTCTTGACAACCAACCCCGCAGGGGCGGACCCCAAGAACAGTGACTTGGTCCTCAATGAGGATTACGCCGAGTACGTAGTGTACAAGGGCGTTCCTCACCGACTCGAAGAAAGCAAAGTGCGGACGTATGGCCGTCCGAGACTCCTCCTTGAGAGATCGccggaggagttggttgaaCACCGGTACGACTGGCTTCCAAAAAATTACCTTGACGCCGCTCAGGAACTTG CCTCGAAAAGAGACGAACAAAGATGGCGGTGGCTCCAACAATATGGCCCTCGCCCAGACGCGTGGATCGACAGCTGTGAACCCATCGAGAATCGATTCAAGGTTGCCGAAGGCAGTCATCTGTACAAGATGCTGCCAAAATCCCCAGCTGTTCAGCCAACATTAGAGTACGCATGTCGCCCCGTCAGAGTTGCTGAAGGGGTCAACCTTTACAAGATGGCGCGTGAAGTGGTCCAGCCAGCGCTGGACCGCCAATATCATCCCGGGGCCCATTGCCAACTCATCTATCAGTCACATATTTGA
- a CDS encoding uncharacterized protein (EggNog:ENOG503NZGK; COG:J) translates to MTISAAVAGGKPGMKLAGIDKTQSIREEQEVAEVIEVWKKQVGRLRGVVAAMNSAHHENLKIPELATNMAVTVAKNVPTAPKACVVCGLKRDERVAKVDYEVEDSFGEWWIEFWGHRQCANFWVEHEKELRQR, encoded by the coding sequence ATGACCATCTCTGCTGCGGTTGCAGGCGGGAAACCAGGCATGAAACTGGCTGGTATAGATAAGACTCAGTCTATCCGTGAAGAGCAAGAAGTAGCCGAGGTCATCGAGGTTTGGAAGAAGCAAGTCGGTAGGCTACGGGGCGTTGTCGCGGCAATGAACAGTGCTCATCATGAGAACCTCAAGATTCCCGAGCTTGCTACAAACATGGCTGTCACCGTGGCAAAGAATGTACCAACCGCCCCAAAAGCATGCGTTGTCTGCGGACTGAAGCGAGATGAACGGGTCGCCAAGGTGGACTATGAAGTCGAAGACAGTTTCGGTGAGTGGTGGATCGAGTTCTGGGGGCATAGGCAGTGTGCCAACTTCTGGGTGGAGCACGAAAAGGAGCTGCGGCAGAGGTAA
- the TFC7_1 gene encoding C6 zinc cluster transcription factor-like protein (COG:G; EggNog:ENOG503NZ77): MPLEVIYVARHGFRSNWLVDHATGTYTATLRSPTGGAADPALTSHGVDQARELGERLLKAEPPIERVYSSLYYRCLQTVEPFVRKAIVTDKRLSIRGETGLGEWYGAANFEHPVPASHEILRPLFPGLLNEEYRPLVTPTRMGEGVDELHDRVARTMDELIAQCDREGVRAVLLCSHAATIIALGRVLTGDMPESIDTEDFRAFTCGLSVYRRRASPAGTVFGTVKCDGDGIATSSGTSAAHAADRHKDLAWRGGRGVGGGWMCELNSDCSHLSLGEERGWRFSGDESFFGTASGQSMLDAGQLGVVVEGRGGESTNRGKL; encoded by the exons ATGCCACTGGAGGTGATCTACGTGGCCCGTCATGGG TTCAGATCAAACTGGCTCGTTGATCACGCCACTGGCACCTACACAGCGACCCTACGGTCGCCAACTGGTGGAGCGGCTGATCCGGCTCTGACATCCCATGGCGTTGATCAAGCGAGGGAGCTTGGCGAGCGGCTGTTGAAGGCAGAGCCGCCCATTGAGCGCGTCTATTCCAGTCTATACTACCGATGTCTTCAGACAGTCGAACCCTTTGTGCGCAAGGCCATCGTCACTGACAAGCGCCTGTCCATAAGGGGCGAGACTGGTCTGGGTGAGTGGTATGGAGCAGCCAACTTTGAGCACCCGGTCCCAGCGTCCCATGAAATTCTGAGGCCGCTGTTCCCGGGCCTGCTCAACGAAGAGTACAGACCGCTAGTAACGCCGACCCGcatgggagagggtgttgatgagcTGCATGACCGAGTCGCCAGGACCATGGACGAGCTCATTGCTCAGTGCGACAGAGAGGGCGTGCGTGCCGTTCTGCTCTGCTCACATGCTGCCACCATAATCGCTTTGGGCCGAGTGTTGACTGGTGACATGCCGGAGAGCATCGACACTGAGGACTTTCGGGCCTTCACCTGCGGGTTGAGTGTCTACAGGCGACGGGCATCCCCCGCGGGAACCGTATTCGGGACAGTTAAGTGTGACGGCGATGGCATTGCAACCTCGTCAGGGACCTCTGCTGCACACGCTGCAGATCGTCACAAGGATCTCGCCTGGAGAGGTGGTCGGGGcgttggtgggggttggatgtGTGAGCTCAATAGTGACTGCAGTCATCTTTCACTAGGGGAGGAGCGAGGCTG GCGCTTTTCCGGAGACGAGTCGTTCTTTGGTACTGCTTCGGGACAAAGCATGCTCGATGCTGGACAGCTGGGAGTGGTTGTCGAGGGCAGAGGGGGTGAATCGACAAATCGGGGAAAGCTTTGA
- a CDS encoding uncharacterized protein (EggNog:ENOG503PRAV), with the protein MSSENIGGIRVQRETVIVVEDSSHLRNRRGGSLETTIHSNELEEMDSQISQYSRPKTFRKLSNASSILTDIFRPDTDEDVIRRKIKRANDRDSSRALIEFLRNTSPPPQNYMSIPDTFESPPVTTKKRRPFWSFWKKKVKRGKKKKDGRPASGGVIRLPDTAVAGTTTGGYRHIAISIPIEYDHLDEPTQEPTPPPSDDERAGTVTILPPVEEEKRESSESVASGTTNDSTSANSEELFPMLPSPESPMERLSTDRVLSAAEPIAQGGTGSRTQSRPPSRMANSSVGAHSMITIPSPHELTPLPKGSISDFVPVDVVTVDTRPHTVMSNPRSLADEHPAMGIKRDDTATAHTSNMFLRQHTLAAIQDPLDAEQSDREDIPSTRHCTPMSPHPLSFQSRDASIFPPLEPFSPLSPKPKPSCTFRITPIMTVVDVQPVSARQSPAPRLKEQRSLVSKRSTVSPLHSTPEIHITGSDTSPHSQHHGRKVRHMPSFSDMRSTTSIEHLILARHSSFVPTVSTSTSYSTLPTRPPTACSFRRASPAAVPRSESHQNLLRQYEELRYTHNHEIELLVQRLDRLESVNNRWLNTLIPLIERLARRLPSSRSTLSTYKSTSDIASGDATPRVTTTTTTTTRRKHYSCPQHRNPCPQHHNPYPRHRISSEASTNDSDSLDYRHLSHSNPPIPAGYHSRYYEPPQTRNTSDVSSHYWDPSNDDLLLHSYSQGGQGVAVDRLPSRHAGVSLLGGDFGTMFTRRVREVEQRQEEERGGESGLGKREWPWPGMSQLSGMETLEPVMRGLVEEIGAGEEGELREVEDPLGGHR; encoded by the coding sequence ATGTCTTCGGAAAACATTGGCGGGATACGAGTGCAGAGGGAGACTGTGATTGTGGTGGAAGACAGTTCCCATCTGCGCAACAGGCGAGGCGGCTCTCTGGAGACCACCATCCATTCAAACGAGCTGGAAGAAATGGACAGCCAAATATCCCAGTACAGCCGGCCCAAGACCTTCCGCAAGCTTTCAAATGCTTCGAGCATTCTCACCGACATTTTCCGCCCAGACACCGACGAGGACGTCATTCGGCGCAAGATCAAAAGGGCGAACGACAGGGATAGCTCGAGGGCCCTGATTGAGTTTCTCCGCAACACctcgccaccaccccagaaTTACATGTCCATTCCTGACACGTTTGAGTCTCCGCCTGTCACCACGAAGAAGAGACGCCCATTTTGGTCAttttggaagaagaaggtcaagagaggaaagaaaaagaaggacgGAAGGCCCGCATCTGGTGGCGTGATTCGGCTGCCAGATACAGCTGTTGCTGGAACAACTACTGGTGGTTATCGCCACATCGCCATATCGATACCTATTGAGTACGACCATCTTGATGAGCCTACCCAAGAGCCCACCCCGCCGCCTTCAGATGACGAACGGGCTGGCACTGTCACGATTCTGCCGCCAGTAGAAGAAGAGAAGCGTGAGTCTAGCGAATCGGTTGCTTCAGGCACCACCAACGACAGTACAAGTGCCAACAGTGAGGAGTTGTTCCCGATGCTCCCGTCGCCAGAGTCGCCAATGGAAAGGCTCTCTACTGACCGCGTGCTCTCGGCCGCAGAACCCATAGCACAGGGGGGGACTGGGAGCCGGACACAATCTCGGCCACCCTCGCGGATGGCAAACTCTTCGGTCGGTGCCCACAGCATGATTACtatcccttccccccatgAGCTGACACCGCTCCCAAAAGGCTCGATATCAGATTTCGTTCCAGTAGATGTCGTCACTGTCGACACTCGACCTCATACCGTCATGAGCAATCCTCGAAGTCTCGCAGATGAGCACCCTGCCATGGGCATCAAACGTGATGACACCGCCACCGCTCATACCTCCAATATGTTCCTTCGACAACACACGCTGGCTGCTATCCAAGACCCCCTGGATGCGGAACAAAGCGACAGAGAGGACATTCCGTCGACGAGACACTGCACACCTATGAGCCCTCACCCTCTGTCATTCCAATCAAGGGACGCTTCGATCTTTCCGCCTCTAGAACCTTTCTCGCCATTATCACCCAAACCGAAACCCTCTTGCACTTTCCGTATCACACCCATCATGACCGTTGTTGATGTGCAGCCAGTCTCAGCACGCCAgtcaccagctcctcgttTGAAGGAGCAGCGCAGTCTTGTCAGCAAAAGAAGCACTGTTTCCCCTCTCCACAGCACCCCTGAGATTCACATCACCGGCTCCGACACGTCCCCCCACTCTCAACATCATGGACGAAAAGTCCGCCATATGCCCAGCTTCTCCGACATGCGAAGCACGACCTCTATTGAACATCTCATTCTCGCGCGACACTCGAGTTTCGTTCCAACAGTTTCAACAAGCACCTCCTATAGCACCCTCCCTACCCGACCACCAACGGCTTGTTCATTCCGTCGTGCCTCTCCAGCAGCCGTCCCCCGGTCAGAGTCCCACCAGAACCTCCTACGTCAATACGAAGAACTCCGCTACACCCACAACCACGAAATTGAACTATTAGTTCAACGCCTCGACAGATTAGAATCGGTCAACAACCGCTGgctcaacaccctcatccccctGATCGAGCGCCTGGCCCGCCGATTACCCTCTTCCAGATCTACATTGAGCACCTACAAAAGCACAAGCGACATCGCCTCGGGGGACGCCACGCCCagagtcaccaccaccaccaccaccaccacaaggaGGAAACACTACTCCTGCCCTCAACACCGCAACCCCtgccctcaacaccacaatcCCTACCCTCGCCACCGTATCTCCTCAGAGGCCTCCACAAACGACAGTGACTCCCTTGACTACCGacacctctcccactccaacccacccatcccGGCGGGTTATCATTCCCGGTACTACGAGCCGCCACAGACAAGGAATACCTCTGATGTGAGCTCGCATTATTGGGATCCGAGTAATGATGACCTGTTGCTGCATTCGTACAGTCagggggggcagggggtggcggttgaTCGGTTGCCGTCACGGCATGCGGGGGTGTCGTTGCTGGGAGGGGACTTTGGGACAATGTTTACGAGGCGCGTTAGGGAGGTTGAACAGAgacaagaggaagagaggggtGGGGAAAGCGgtctggggaagagggagtgGCCTTGGCCGGGGATGTCGCAGCTGAGTGGGATGGAGACGCTGGagccggtgatgagggggttggttgaggagattggagctggagaggagggggagttgagagaggtggaggatccTCTTGGGGGGCACAGATGA